TATTGGGCAAAGATTTACTATGGAGCTTGCTCAGGGAGAAGCGACCCATTTTACAAAGCTGGTTATCAACTGTTCGGATAGTGAATCTGCCCATACAGCTGAAGAGCTGTGGAGCAAAGGGCTAGCTCTTGCTGAAAGTGCAAGCCAACTGAGCGATACCCAAATATTCGCGGATCAGACGGCATATTGGAATGGTATCTGGGAGACAAGTGATATTCGGATCGAGGGCGATCCTGAGAATCAGCAGGGCATCCGTTTTTGCATTTTCCAGCTTTATCAGACTTATCATGGTGATCATCCAGGGTTCAACATCGGCGCTAAAGGATTGACGGGAGAAGTGTATCGTGGTTTGGCGTTCTGGGATACAGAGTCGTATTGCTTACCATTCTATATGTTTAATAATCCTAAGGCCGCACGGAGCTTGCTGGACTTTAGATATAAGACATTACCTCAGGCTATGCAACGTGCTAAAGATGTTGATTGCGAGGGAGCTTGCTACCCTATTGCTACTATAGATGGAACAGAAAGCTGTGATCTCTGGCAGCATTCGAATCTTCAGCTTCATGTAGGGACTGCTATTTCCTATGGCATCTGGCATTATGTCAAAAATACCGGTGATAAAGAATTCCTGTACAGTAAAGGTGCTGAGATGCTGATCCAGATCAGTAGATTTTATGCTACGCGCGGTCAATGGGGTCAACGGAGTGGGGAATATGGATATTTTGGCGTAATGGGTCCTGATGAGTTCCAATTGATGGTGAATAATAACTGCTACATTAATCTGATGGCCCAAAAATCATTTGAGTACACCCTGGATACCCTGCGGGAAATGAAAGAACAGGTCCCAGTAGCTTTTGCAAAGGTTGTTGAAGAAACGGGACTCCGTGAAGAGGAACTCACCGATTGGAAAGATAAAGCGGAGCATATGAAGATTCCAGTTGACGAAGCAACAGGAGTATTTGAGGAGCATGATGGATTCTTCGATATGCCACATATTGATATTCATTCCATCCCGGTAACAGAATTTCCGCTCTACTCGAACTGGTCGTATGATCGTTTGTACCGATATGACATGATTAAACAACCGGATGTCCTCATGTTTATGTTCTTATATAATGGACAATTTTCTAAAGAAGCGAAGCTGGCCAACTATGAATATTACGAATCTAGATGTATTCATGAATCTTCACTTTCTCCTTCGATCCATTCCATACTGGCAAGCGAAATCGGCAAGCCAGAAGAAGCCTATTCGTTCTTTGAATTTGCGACAAGACTGGACTTAGACAATTACAACCGTAATACACGTGAGGGTCTTCACACTACATCGATTGCAGCCGCTTGGATGAATATTGTGTATGGCTTTGGTGGTATGCGTTCAGATGGGGCGCGTCTGTCCTTCCAACCTTCATTGCCGGAACGCTGGAACGAGTATTGCTTCCAAGTGTTGTATGAAGGGGTATTGCTCCGTATTTTAGTTAACAAGACTTCCGTAACGCTTACAGCAATTCATGGTGGGAGCACTGAAATAATAGTGTACGGTCAGTCCATTAAGGTGGATGCATCCGGGACGACGCTTCCGCTAGGTGAAGGGATGTTGGCTCGATGAGCTGGGCGGTAAGGGATAGCTGTTTTGATAAGAAACTTGTGACGACGAACGGGAACAAATATATGTTAGGCAATGCCTATATGGGATATCGCGGTACACTGGAGGAATTCAGTAAAAGTGAGCTAGTTGCCGTTACTTTAGCTGGTCTGTATGACAAAGCGGGAGACAAGTGGAGAGAACCTGTCAATGCTCCGAATGGATTATGGACCAAGATTGTCTGCAACGGACAGCCCTTAAGTGTGCTTGAGCATGAACCGAGCTCTCACGTTCAGGAGCTGAATATCCGTAGTGCCATTCATCATCGGAGTACTGACTTTAGTATATCCGACGGTGGGACGTTGACATTTACAGCAGATCGTTTCGTAAGTCAGGACAATCTTCATCTGCTCGTTAGTAAATGCTCTATCCACAGTACACAGGACTGCCAAATTGTGATTGAGACGGGGATTGACGTAGATGTGTGGGATATCAATGGCCCCCACCTCTTAGATCAAAAGGTGCAGTCGCAGGGTGAGGTGCTAGTCTCTTCCTCCACGAGTGGAGAATTGAACATTCCGGTAGTGGTGGCGGAGAGAGCGGTATTTAATTTCGGAGATCAGCAAATGGCTGAAGGAGTTGCTGTACGCCGGATTTCTTTTGATGCGCGTGCGGGTGAGACCTATGAATGGTTTAAGTACGTTGCGGTATATACTGGACTTGATGTCAGTGGACCGGAGTCAGAAGCTGTCAAGTCTGTCCATGCTGCTGAGGCGCTGGGCTATGACGAGTTATTAAAAGCTCACTGTCAGCAATGGGAACAGAGATGGTCACTTAGCGATGTCATTATCGAAGGCGACGAGGATGCTCAGTTTGCTCTGCGATACAGTATTTATCAGCTGTTAATTATTGTACCAACAGTTTCGGAGAAGGTTTCTATCCCAGCTCGCGGTTTATCGGGTCAGGTCTATAAAGGGGCGGTATTTTGGGATACGGAGATGTTTATGCTGCCTTTCTTCCTGCATACCGATCCGAAGGTTGCTCGCAACCTAATGATGTACCGGATTCATACCTTGGACGGAGCTCGTCGTAAGGCCGCGGAATATGGTTTTTTGGGAGCATTCTATGCCTGGGAAAGTCAGGATACAGGAGACGATGCTTGTACTCTTTTTAATGTGAATGATGTATTTACTGGACGACCGATGCGGACTTATTTTCGCGATAAGCAGGTTCATATCAGTGGGGATGTTGTACACGGGATTTGGAAATACGTTCAATTTACAGGGGACGAAAGTCTGCTAACTAGTGGAGGAGCGGAAGTGATCTGGGAATGTGCCCGGTTCTTCTACTCTTATGCCTACTATAATTCGGTAAAAGAACGCTTCGAGATTCTAGATGTTACAGGTCCAGATGAATATCATGAACGTGTGAATAATAATGCTTTTACGAATGCATTAGTTAAGGAAACGCTGGAGATTGCCTTGCGCACGGCAGAATTGCTGCAAAATAAGTACCCGGAAGTATATAACCAACTGTCTATGGAGTTTAGTGAGGGTCCGTTTCTAACCGAGTTCAAAGCTATGCTGGATAGCTTTTATGTTCCGCAGCCTGACCCTGCCAGTCTTATCATCGAACAATTCGACCGTTACTTCACGTTGGAGGATGTTCGGCTGTCAGAATTGAAATCTCGTGTACTTAACAAAAATGAGTATTTGGGTGGCGGCAATGGCTTAGCTACCACTACAACAATACTGAAGCAAGCGGACGTCGTGTTGATGCTGAATCTGTTCAAGCATTCCTTCAACAAGGAAGTTAAACAAGCGAACTGGGAATTCTACGAACCGCGTACCGAGCATGGGTCAAGTCTTAGTCCTTGTATTTATGCTTTGGTAGCTGCTGATATTGGTTCGCCAGATTGGGGATATCCATATTTTATGCGTACGGCTACTGTCGATCTTACGGGAGAATCTAAGCAGTATGTAGGGGATCTCTATATTGGTGGTACCCACCCAGCCGCGAATGGTGGCGCATGGATGGCTGCGGTTCTTGGTTTTGCAGGGTTGAATTATGATGGGGCGACTGTCCACATCAATCCTTCACTGCCTAAACATTGGCAGTCTGTTGAGCTTCCGGTTACGCTTCGAGGGGATACCTTTAAGCTGCGGATCAGCAAGGATGAAGTTACTGTTACTACAGCAGCCGATTACAGTGGAACCTTGGTATTCTCGGTGCAAGGGCGAGAAGGAAAGGTATGTTCAGCAGGTGAGAGCTTGCGGCTAGTCATAGCCGAAACAACAGTATAGATATTAATGAACAACGGAGAGGAAGTAAATCTATGTTGCAAAATATGAAAGGCGCCATTTTCGATCTGGATGGTGTTATAGTAGACACGGCCAAATATCATTATTTGGCTTGGGCTAGTCTTGCTGATGAGCTTGGCTTTACATTTACAGAGGAGGATAACGAACGTCTTAAGGGTGTGAGCCGGATGAGATCGCTCGATATTCTTCTGGAAATCGGCGGGCTACAATTTGACGAAGCGCAGAAGCTAGCGATGGCGGAGAAGAAAAATCGCCTGTATGTTGAATACATCTCAAAGCTTGAGGAGTCGGAGCTACTTCCCGGAGTCAAAGAATACTTAACTGGACTTAGAACGCGCGGGATCGGAATTGCGTTAGGCTCAGCCAGTAAGAATGCGGAATTTATTTTGAATAAGCTGAACATTACGGATCTGTTCGATGCTGTTGTTGATGGTAACAAAGTATCTCGTGCGAAGCCAGACCCGGAGGTATTCTTGATAGCTGGTCAAGAGCTGGGCTTACAGCCTGACGATTGCGTCGTGTTCGAGGATGCGGAAGCGGGCGTTCAAGCAGGTAAGGCTGCTGGTATGAAGGTAGTAGGTATAGGTAATCCAGAAGTGCTGAAGGAAGCTGATCTTGTGGTAAAAGGATTGTATGAATTGCTGACGGACTAAGGATCAAAAAGAACATGGGACCGACTCCAAAGTAGTTGACGCTACTGTAGGGGCGGTCCTTTTTTGTTCTTAATCCCTGCACTCACTTCATTTGAGAACATATCGGACTCCCAAGTCGCTATTTGCCCGAAAAGACCTCATATTGCGCATGTTTGGTATGAATAACGTCACTGGAGTCCAAAACTCGACGAAAAAGCCGGAATTTGACCGAATAGCTGCATCTGGGTCCGATGCTCATCGTGTGGTCGGGCTCAGAAAGCGACTCAGAAGGTTAGTTAAAAGCTCAGGCAGTCTATCGGACCCCATAGTCGCTATTTGCCCGAAAAGACCTAATAATGCGCAACTTTGATACGAATAACGTCACTGGAGTCCAAAACTCGACGAAAAAGCCAAAATTTGATCAAATAGCTGCAACTGTGTCCGATGCTCAACGTGTGGTCGGGCTCAGAAAGCGACTCAAAAGGTTAGTTAAAAGCTCAGGTAGTCTATCGGACCCCACAGTCGTTATAAGCAATAATTCCGCCCATTTGAGAACCTATCGGACTCCAAAGTCGCTATTTGCCCGAAAAGACCTCATATTGCGCATCTTTGATGCGAATAACGTCACTGGGGTCCGAAACTCGACGAAAAAGCCAAAATTAGTTCAAATAGCTGCATCTGGGTCCGATGGCTCATTGTGATGAGACTTTACGAGAGTGCGAGCGCATAACCAGTAACAATATGCACATTGAGTAATCAAAGCACTCGACAAGTAGAAAATCACACATGCAGCAATCCAAACGCACAACAAGTAGCAGTCACACACCAAGTAAACCAAACGCACAACAAGTAGCAGTCACACACCAAGTAAACCAAACGCACAACAAGTAGCAGTCACACACCAAGTAAACCAAACGCACAACAAGTAGCAGCCACACACCAAGCAAGCCAAACGCACAACAAGTAGCAGTCACACACCAAGTAAACCAAACGCACAACAAGTAGCAGTCACACACCAAGTAAACCAAACGCACAACAAGCAACAATCCGCACATTAAGTAGCAATGTTGCTTATTGAGTAATCCAAAAGCTCAACATATGTGAAGCCGACAATTGTGTAGAGCAGAGGAGAGCAATGTCCCATAGCCCCACGCAGTGACCCCTGCCCACCCTCTTTTTTCTGTTTTTGGTTTTTTTGAGAGGGAAGAGGGTCATGGAGAGGGAATTTGGATCTGGAGGAGCGAGAGCGTCAGCCTTTTGTCTCCGGATTTTATTCGCTAGGAGCGGCATAAATCAGAAAATCTGGAGACAACAGCGGCCGTAAGTCCAAAGTTTCCACGCAATGACACCTACTCGCCCCCCCCGCATTTTTGTGTTTTCGGTTTTTAAGAATTCCGGTGATGAAGTTGCGGAGTGGAGGTTTGGAGCTGGAGAAACGCCAGTGGTCGCCTTTATCCTCGGATTTCTACCGCTTAGCGGTATAAAATCAGGAAATCTGAGGATAACAGCGATCGTAAACCCAAACGCTCCACGCAGTGACGTCTCTATCACCGTGCTCTTATAATCCGAACAACAGAAAAAAACTACATACAAATGAACATAAAAAACTTTAAAATGAACATATGTAAGCGTTTTTCCCTTTGATATAGTTATTGAACCCGGAGGTGCGTCTCGATGTTGTCTAGGTTGATTAGGTTGATTCGAAAGCTGAACGTCAAGCAGCAGCTCATCCTGCTATTTCTAATTATGATTTCTCCCATTCTCTTTCTGAACATATATGGGAATATGAAGGCGGAGCAAATACTGAAGCGTCATGTTACGAATGCATATGTAGAATTGAACAAGCAGAACTTCACCATCATAAATCGAGATATCGACACGGTAAATAAAATCACTACCACCGTGATCCAGAATCCCCTGATTCAGCAAATTAATATGACAGGTTCGGATTCCATATTAGAGCGAGTCAAGCGATATGAGACGATAGAGAAGCTGTTGGTCAGTTACTCTCAGGGCGCTGAACGTGGTGACGGCATCTATTATTCCCTCTATATATACGATCCGGATGATTATTATTTTTTCGCCCCCAACTTCCCGCAGGTTAAGAAGGCTGGAGTTTATTTCTTTTCCAAAGTCGAGGAGCCTTACTGGTTTGAGGAGGTTGTGCAGAAGAAAGGACGCGGAGCGCTGAAGTTCACGGAGAGGCTAAGTGCACAGGCGGAAGATTTAAAGACACTTACATACATGAGAGCCGTAAATAACATTTCCAGAAAAGCGGAGACCATTGGAGTTTTGGTCATTACCAAAATGGACTCTAAAATTGGAGAATCGCTCAAGTCCATATCTTTGCCTGACGGCGAAATTTACTTAACAGACCTGAATAATCGTGTTCTCGCCTCGACTACGAATAATACTGGAGAAGTGATTGCGTTGCCGGAGACGGTTGTTGCCGAGGATTTGGAAGGTACCGTAGATGTCATTACCTCCGATTTTATCTATGTGGTTAACAATAATCATGCATTAGGACAAAAACTAGTCTACAAAGTTCCGGTAAAGGCGCTGCTGCAGCAACAGAACGAAATGAAAAGTGTTATTCAATATATCACCGTGGCTTACGCAGTATTTGGACTGATCATGATTACGTACTTCTGGCGATCATTAATGACTCCGTTGCAAAAGCTGGCTTTTTTCGTACGAAAATATGAGCCGGGCAATCGTGTTCCAGAGACGCCGCGGAGGGGGAGTAACGATGAGGTTAGTGTGCTGATTGCTTCTACCTATGATATGGCCCGCAGGCTTAACGGACTAATCACATACAAATACCAAATGGAGCTCAAACAGAAGGAATCGCAGCTTCAATTGCTATATCAACAAATTAATCCGCATTTGCTCTATAACACACTCGAGAGTATTTATTGGAAAAGCTCGTTAGAAGGAAATGTCGAATCCGCCGAGATGATCAAGGAATTGTCCAAACTAATGAAGATCAGTCTTAGTCGGGGAAGAGAGCTGATTAGCCTTGAAGAAGAGCTGGAGCATGCAACGGCCTATATCAAGCTGCAGCAGCACCGATATGATTATGTATTTCGTGTAGTAATGGATATTCATCCTGATACGAAAAGCAATCTAATACCTAAAATCACACTGCAGCCGCTAATAGAGAATGCTATTATTCATGGTGTTAAAAATATGGGCGAGGATGGAGAGATCACTATCAGCGCTGTTTGCGTGAACGAAATCGTTATGATCTCTATTGAAGATAATGGCTATAAGTCTGTTGACTATGAGGCGATTGAAGCTGTACTGAATGATAACAGCCCAAATCCCGTCAGCGGTTACGGTATCCGCAACATTAATCAGCGTATTCATTTACATTTCGGCTCTGATTATGGCATCAGCTATACCCCTCGTAGAGAAGGCGGAACGCTAGTAACTGTTAGGCTTCCGAAATCGGAGAATCAGGACTAAGGAAGGGGAGTATATAGATATGTTCAATATATTGGTAGTGGATGACGAACCATTGATTTGTAAAGGGTTGAGCAATTTATTAGCTTCATCTGGGCTGGATATTTCTAATATCTATACCGCTAATAGCGGATTTGAAGCGCTAGACTGTATTCGTATGGAGGAAATTGATCTGCTCGTTACGGATATTCAGATGGGAGCGATGAGCGGAATTGATCTGATGCAGCATGCGAAACTGGCAAAACCATGGGTACAGACCATCGTGATTTCTGCGCATGAGACGTTTCAATATGCTCAAATGGCCGTTCGACTCGGAGCTAAGGATTATTTAATCAAGCCTTTGAATAGTGAGCAATTTTTGGATTCGGTCCGAAATGTGCTGCTTAAGATGGGTAAGCCCTCACCAGAACTAGATGTCTTCATGTCTGGGATTAACGATAGCTTTCGACTGGAAGAGCCACTTCCGGAATACAGCAAGCTTTTAAACGAACTGCTCATCGACCCTGGGGTTGTGCTAGCTGAGGCAGATAACTTGCAGAAGCTGGATAACCTGAAGCTACAAGGGCCGTATTTTTCCGTCTTAAAAATCAAGGTACCTCTGTCTGGAGTGAACCAGGAGAAGCAGTATACTATGCAGGATAGACGGTTACTTTGTTATGCTGCACTGAATATTGCCAAAGAATTAATGGATCAGGAATGGAACTCATTAGCCTTTTATGCACCGGATGAAGAAATTACGATCATTATTCAATGGGATGAAAAAAGCTATGAAGATTCTTCTGCCGGCCAAATCAATAGGCTAGATATTCTTGGCCGTAGTCTGCAATTTAATATTCATAAATATTTACATCTGAACGTGATCATTGGCATTAGCCAGATTTTAAAGGGGCTTTCGTTTATGGCCGTTTTGAACCGTCAGGCCTCTAATGCAATTCTCTGGAACAATGAGCACAGTGATCACTATGTGTTCTATTATGGGGATTTCAACTGGAACAGTTACACGAGTGATCCTTCTGTAGAAGAACTTCATACCCATAGCAATCTGATCGTACAAAAAGCGAAAGAATACATTGACGAGAACTATGCGCAAAAAGGACTGACTATACACGATGTTGCTAAGAAGAATCATGTTAGTCCCAATTATTTGAGTTACCTATTTAAGAAAAATACAGGCTATAACCTGTGGGAATATGTAATCAAGCTCCGGATGGAAGAAAGTCGGGAGATGATTTTGAATACCGATCTTCGCAGATACGAAATTGCGGAACGTGTGGGTTATGAATCGCCGGAGCATTTTAGTAAAATTTTCAAAAAGTATTACGGGATCAGCCCCAGCGAATTGAAGAAGTAAAAACACTCACTACTTCGGTAGATATAGACATGTTCAGTACAACCCTCATTTCCTACAATTTAAGGTAGGAAGCATTTTGCGAAAAATGCTGAAAGAACAATGGAATGAGGGAGCCTGATGAATCAAACCGCAGTAGTAACCGAAAACCCGGCGACGCTGAAGGGGACACCGTACAAGCAAAACCGCTGGAAGAAAAACTTTTGGGGATATATGTTCCTCGTACCTGCTCTTATTATTTTTATTATGTTCATGTGGGTTCCAATTTTTAAAGGCTTACTGTACAGCTTCTACCATGTTGATTTTGTTAAAGGGAACAGCTTTGTAGGCTTTGAAAACTACAGTAGAGCAATTAGTGATCCAGATGTTTTGACCGCATTGAAGAACACTGGGTATTACATGTTTTTATGTCTTATTATTGGATTCTGGGTTCCGATTGCTTTTGCCATCATGATCTCGGAGCTGAGAAGGTTTGGGGGCTTTGTACGTGTAGCGGCTTATCTTCCTTTCGTAATGCCTGGTGTGGTTCTCTATGGACTGTGGAGATGGCTATATGATCCGGTAGGTCCAATCAATGCGTTATTAACTTCGATGGGTGTGGACCAGGTTGCCTTCTTAACAGATACAAGGTGGTCGATGATTTCTCTTGTGTTTATGGAGACGTGGCAGCAGTTTGGATCAGGGATGTTAATATACTTGGCTGCTGTACTCAGCATTCCGCGAGATTGGTATGAAGCTGCTGAGATTGATGGGGCTGGTGTGTGGGCGCGTATAAAGTACATCACATTGCCTTCACTGCGTAATTTAATCTTTTTGATGCTAATACTACAAATTATTGGTACTTCACAAGGGTATCAGTCACAGATGGCGCTGCTTGATGGTGGGCCGAATAATACTACGCTTACCTATGCGCTGTTGATCGTAAAATATGCATTTACAAGACTCGATTATGGTACAGCTACTGCGCTTGGCATGTTAATGTTCATAGTCCTAGGTGGTTTGGGCATTTTACAGTTCAAGCTTAACAAGGAGGACTACTAAGATGAAAAGCGCAGATAGAGGGATTCTTTCAGAACACGATTTGAAAAAAACGAGTAATAAGATCGTTTATGGCTTGATGTGCGTGGTCATATTAATTATGGTTTTTAGCATGCTGTACCCGATCTGTATGACGTTATTCAATGGGTTGAAGTCAAATCAAGAGGTAAATTCATTCCCACCGCATTTTTTCCCTCAGGAATGGCACTTCAGCAACCTTAAGGACGCGATGAATTATATTGATCTTCCGATGTTCCTTAGAAACACTATTTATATCT
This window of the Paenibacillus sp. FSL R10-2734 genome carries:
- a CDS encoding glycosyl hydrolase family 65 protein, which gives rise to MAKVADKYFKVDPWAIIEEGFDPERNRTSESIFSLGNEYMGVRGYAEEGYSGDSLQGSYFNGLNEQLDIGNHYKGIIRSLRYMVNAVDWLYTRISVDGEQLDLAKSKVSDYVRKLDLRSGIYRRELIWHLDDGKRLKVVFTRLVSMTMSHLGLQRVEFEPLNFSGSVDICAGLDFSIIHEERGECMWSSLRSGEQGAATAIMARTVNTANKLFSSFSLQSSQQLQLTRIEHDKFIGQRFTMELAQGEATHFTKLVINCSDSESAHTAEELWSKGLALAESASQLSDTQIFADQTAYWNGIWETSDIRIEGDPENQQGIRFCIFQLYQTYHGDHPGFNIGAKGLTGEVYRGLAFWDTESYCLPFYMFNNPKAARSLLDFRYKTLPQAMQRAKDVDCEGACYPIATIDGTESCDLWQHSNLQLHVGTAISYGIWHYVKNTGDKEFLYSKGAEMLIQISRFYATRGQWGQRSGEYGYFGVMGPDEFQLMVNNNCYINLMAQKSFEYTLDTLREMKEQVPVAFAKVVEETGLREEELTDWKDKAEHMKIPVDEATGVFEEHDGFFDMPHIDIHSIPVTEFPLYSNWSYDRLYRYDMIKQPDVLMFMFLYNGQFSKEAKLANYEYYESRCIHESSLSPSIHSILASEIGKPEEAYSFFEFATRLDLDNYNRNTREGLHTTSIAAAWMNIVYGFGGMRSDGARLSFQPSLPERWNEYCFQVLYEGVLLRILVNKTSVTLTAIHGGSTEIIVYGQSIKVDASGTTLPLGEGMLAR
- a CDS encoding glycosyl hydrolase family 65 protein — protein: MSWAVRDSCFDKKLVTTNGNKYMLGNAYMGYRGTLEEFSKSELVAVTLAGLYDKAGDKWREPVNAPNGLWTKIVCNGQPLSVLEHEPSSHVQELNIRSAIHHRSTDFSISDGGTLTFTADRFVSQDNLHLLVSKCSIHSTQDCQIVIETGIDVDVWDINGPHLLDQKVQSQGEVLVSSSTSGELNIPVVVAERAVFNFGDQQMAEGVAVRRISFDARAGETYEWFKYVAVYTGLDVSGPESEAVKSVHAAEALGYDELLKAHCQQWEQRWSLSDVIIEGDEDAQFALRYSIYQLLIIVPTVSEKVSIPARGLSGQVYKGAVFWDTEMFMLPFFLHTDPKVARNLMMYRIHTLDGARRKAAEYGFLGAFYAWESQDTGDDACTLFNVNDVFTGRPMRTYFRDKQVHISGDVVHGIWKYVQFTGDESLLTSGGAEVIWECARFFYSYAYYNSVKERFEILDVTGPDEYHERVNNNAFTNALVKETLEIALRTAELLQNKYPEVYNQLSMEFSEGPFLTEFKAMLDSFYVPQPDPASLIIEQFDRYFTLEDVRLSELKSRVLNKNEYLGGGNGLATTTTILKQADVVLMLNLFKHSFNKEVKQANWEFYEPRTEHGSSLSPCIYALVAADIGSPDWGYPYFMRTATVDLTGESKQYVGDLYIGGTHPAANGGAWMAAVLGFAGLNYDGATVHINPSLPKHWQSVELPVTLRGDTFKLRISKDEVTVTTAADYSGTLVFSVQGREGKVCSAGESLRLVIAETTV
- the pgmB gene encoding beta-phosphoglucomutase, with translation MLQNMKGAIFDLDGVIVDTAKYHYLAWASLADELGFTFTEEDNERLKGVSRMRSLDILLEIGGLQFDEAQKLAMAEKKNRLYVEYISKLEESELLPGVKEYLTGLRTRGIGIALGSASKNAEFILNKLNITDLFDAVVDGNKVSRAKPDPEVFLIAGQELGLQPDDCVVFEDAEAGVQAGKAAGMKVVGIGNPEVLKEADLVVKGLYELLTD
- a CDS encoding histidine kinase, yielding MLSRLIRLIRKLNVKQQLILLFLIMISPILFLNIYGNMKAEQILKRHVTNAYVELNKQNFTIINRDIDTVNKITTTVIQNPLIQQINMTGSDSILERVKRYETIEKLLVSYSQGAERGDGIYYSLYIYDPDDYYFFAPNFPQVKKAGVYFFSKVEEPYWFEEVVQKKGRGALKFTERLSAQAEDLKTLTYMRAVNNISRKAETIGVLVITKMDSKIGESLKSISLPDGEIYLTDLNNRVLASTTNNTGEVIALPETVVAEDLEGTVDVITSDFIYVVNNNHALGQKLVYKVPVKALLQQQNEMKSVIQYITVAYAVFGLIMITYFWRSLMTPLQKLAFFVRKYEPGNRVPETPRRGSNDEVSVLIASTYDMARRLNGLITYKYQMELKQKESQLQLLYQQINPHLLYNTLESIYWKSSLEGNVESAEMIKELSKLMKISLSRGRELISLEEELEHATAYIKLQQHRYDYVFRVVMDIHPDTKSNLIPKITLQPLIENAIIHGVKNMGEDGEITISAVCVNEIVMISIEDNGYKSVDYEAIEAVLNDNSPNPVSGYGIRNINQRIHLHFGSDYGISYTPRREGGTLVTVRLPKSENQD
- a CDS encoding response regulator, with product MFNILVVDDEPLICKGLSNLLASSGLDISNIYTANSGFEALDCIRMEEIDLLVTDIQMGAMSGIDLMQHAKLAKPWVQTIVISAHETFQYAQMAVRLGAKDYLIKPLNSEQFLDSVRNVLLKMGKPSPELDVFMSGINDSFRLEEPLPEYSKLLNELLIDPGVVLAEADNLQKLDNLKLQGPYFSVLKIKVPLSGVNQEKQYTMQDRRLLCYAALNIAKELMDQEWNSLAFYAPDEEITIIIQWDEKSYEDSSAGQINRLDILGRSLQFNIHKYLHLNVIIGISQILKGLSFMAVLNRQASNAILWNNEHSDHYVFYYGDFNWNSYTSDPSVEELHTHSNLIVQKAKEYIDENYAQKGLTIHDVAKKNHVSPNYLSYLFKKNTGYNLWEYVIKLRMEESREMILNTDLRRYEIAERVGYESPEHFSKIFKKYYGISPSELKK
- a CDS encoding sugar ABC transporter permease; amino-acid sequence: MNQTAVVTENPATLKGTPYKQNRWKKNFWGYMFLVPALIIFIMFMWVPIFKGLLYSFYHVDFVKGNSFVGFENYSRAISDPDVLTALKNTGYYMFLCLIIGFWVPIAFAIMISELRRFGGFVRVAAYLPFVMPGVVLYGLWRWLYDPVGPINALLTSMGVDQVAFLTDTRWSMISLVFMETWQQFGSGMLIYLAAVLSIPRDWYEAAEIDGAGVWARIKYITLPSLRNLIFLMLILQIIGTSQGYQSQMALLDGGPNNTTLTYALLIVKYAFTRLDYGTATALGMLMFIVLGGLGILQFKLNKEDY